The genomic DNA TGGAGAGCCTTACGCGGCTCTGATCGGTGATTTCGAGTTTTCTTCGCATCCTCAAGATCTGTCGATGCTTGAAAAAATTTCGAATGTGGCAGCAGCTGCGTTCTGTCCGTTCGTCACCGCAGCTGATCCTGCTCTGTTCGGATTTGATACCTGGACCGAACTGGCTTCACCTCGCGATCTCGAAAAGATTTTCGACTCAGCCGAGTACGCAAAATGGCGTTCGTTCCGCGAATCAGAAGATTCACGCTTCGTCACCATGACAATGCCACGCGTATTGTCTCGTCTCCCTTACGGAGCAGGGACTTCACCAGTCGAGGAATTTGACTTCGAAGAAGTCGAGCTCGATGCCCAGGGCAATTCAATGCCTGTCTCACACGACCAGTACACCTGGATGAACGCTTCTTACGTGATGGGAACTAATCTCACACGCGCGTTCTCTAAATATGGCTGGTGCACAGCGATTCGTGGTGCAGAAGGTGGCGGTAAAGTCGAAGGTCTGCCAACGCACATCTTCAAGAGTGACGATGGCGACACGGATATGAAGTGCCCAACCGAACTGGCGATCACAGACCGTCGTGAAGCCGAGTTGAGCAAGCTTGGGTTCCTGCCTCTATGTCACTATAAGAACACGGATTATTCAGTTTTCTTCGGCGGTCAAACGACTCAAAAACCGAAGAAGTACGACGAAGCCGATGCGACTGCCAACGCAGCAATTTCTGCTCGTTTGCCTTACATCATGGCGACCGCTCGTTTCGCTCATTACCTCAAAGTGATGGCCCGAGACAAAATCGGTTCGTTCATGGAAGTCACCGATTGTGAAGAATGGCTCAATCGCTGGATCACGAATTACGTGACTGCCGATCCAAAGCCTTCCGAAGATACCAAAGCCCGCTACCCACTTCGTGAAGCTCGCGTTTCGGTTCAGGAAATCCCCGGAGCTCCCGGTTCCTACAATGCCGTCGCTCACTTGCGTCCGTGGTTGCAAATGGAAGAACTGACGACCTCTCTGCGAATGGTCGCCAAGATTCCTCAATTGGGGTAATTGGTGTTATTAAACTTAAGATGGTTCCAGAGAATTCTTTATGAAGTCTCTGGAACCATTCTTGTTTTGAGATGGGATTTTTTTATTCCATCCTCTAAAATCGCATGAGTCAGGTTGTCCCTGGCTCAAATGATAGAACCTTCATTAGACGACATGGATTGTCGTGAACAGGTGGGCCTGATGCGAGCAGAGACTTCGAATGAGTCCGAACGGAGCGACTTATTTCTGGAAGAGACTGCCACCGCTGCCGAACCAGCTTCTCACTCTCTGTTCGATTTAATCTCCACTAATCCCCAAACCGCTGAGCCGGATGAATTTCTGGATCGCTGGCTCAATGAAAAAGATCCGATCAAGGCGCTGGCTGCCTGGACTGATCGTTCTGCAGGTCGCTCGCTTCCAAACTCTGCCAAGCAGGCACTCAGGCGAATCAATCGCGAGATTGGTCAAATCGATCAATTGCTGAATCGTCAACTCAATGAAGTGATACACCATCCTCGTTTTCAAAAACTCGAAGCCAGCTGGCGAGGAGTCAGGCACCTGATTGACTGTGCTGATCCTGATGCCAATTGCAAAATCCGTCTGCTCTCCCTCTCCTGGGGAGCGCTGGTTCGCGATTTGGATCGAGCAATTGAGTTCGATCAGAGTCAGTTATTCAAGAAAATCTATAGCGAAGAATTCGGCACCTCCGGTGGAGAGCCATACTCGGCTATTCTGGGCGATTACGAAATTCACCTGCGACCCGACAAAAATCACAAAACCGATGACGTCAATGCTCTCAAATCTCTCACACAAGTGATGGCGGCTGCCTTTGCACCGTTTATTGCTTCTGCTCATCCGTCACTGTTCGGGCTCGATTCCTTTCAGGAACTCGAACGTCCCAGCGATTTGACAAAACTGTTTAATCAACCGGAATATGTCACTTGGAATTCGTTGAGGGATCTGCCCGATTCCCGATTTCTGGCATTGGCTCTGCCCCGTATTTTAATGCGTAAACCTTATGAGGGACGTGGCAAAGAAGTGGCTCACTTCCCGTTTCAGGAAACGACCGATTCAGCCGATGAAGCCGACTATCTCTGGGGGAATGCCGCCTATGCACTGGGCGGCGTGATGATTCGCTCATTTTGTCAGAACGGCTGGTTGGCCGATATTCGTGGAGTGAGACAGGATCGGGATGAAGGAGGACTGGTGACCGGATTGCCGGAGATTTCCTGGAAGACGGATCGCGAAGGGATCGCTGTCAAACCTCCAGTGGATGTTGTCATCCCGGAATCGATGGAAGCCGAGTTCAGTAATCTCGGATTTACGGCTCTCTGCCCTTGCAACATCACCCGACTGCCCGCTATTCATTCGACGCCTTCATTACAGAAACCGCAGCAGTTCGATAGCGACAGTGCGAATACCAGTGCGCGACTTTCCTCGATGATGCACTATATGCTGTGCGTTTCGCGAATCGCTCATTATGTCAAAGTGCTAGGACGCGAGAAAATCGGTTCCTATACGGAAGCATCTGACTGCGAAGAATATTTGAACGACTGGCTTCGCCGATATGTCACTCAGGACGATGATGCCGAAGCGGAAATTAAAGCCAAGTATCCTTTACGGGAAGCCGAGGCAACCATTCGAGAAAAGCCGGGCGAGCCAGGGAACTATTATTGTACGATCCACCTTCAGCCACATTACCAAATGGACGATATGGTCTCTGCGGTGAAGCTGACGACAGAAATCAGTTCGACGAGCAGTCGATAATGTCACATCAAATGTTAATCACGTCAGGCTCAGTCTGATCTACGACAAAAGGAACATCCGTGAAACCGATTGAACATTTTGAAGCGGGCGAATTACAGCAGGCTGTCGCGACGGCACTCGAATCAGTGAAGTCTGCTCCGACCGATCTGGAAAAGCGGATGATTCTCTGTCAGATGCTTTCGTTTGCTGGAGATTTTGAGCGAGCAGATAAACAACTCGATCTGCTGGCGACGCAATCTCCCGATGTCGCGATCTCACTGGCTGAGTTTCGACAGTTGATTCGAGCCGAGCAGGCCCGACGTGATTTCTACACCAATGGCCGCCTCCCCGAATTTCTGGGGGAGCCGACCGAAAGTCAGAAGCTGCAACTTAAAGCCAGTATCGCTCTGCGTGAAGGGAATGCCGCTGAAGCGGGGAAATTGCTCAATGAAGCTCTGGAGATCAGTCCTGAGATTCAAGGAACCTGCAACGGAGAAGCCTTCACAGGCTTTCGCGACCTCGACGACTTACTCGGCACGACCATTGAACTGCTCACCAACAACGGAAAGTATTACTGGGTGCCTGCCGAACGGATCCGTGAATTATCATTCGCGCCCGCCGAAGCTTATCATCATCTTCTGTGGCGACGTGCGGAAATTCGCGTGGAAGATGGACCGGAAGGGGTTGTCTATCTGCCGGCGATCTACGCCAATCCAGGCTTGGATGATGACGACAAAATGAAGCTGGGGCGCATGACAGACTGGCACGAAGTTCCCGAGGGGCCGATTCTGGGAATTGGCCAAAAAACCTGGCTGGTCGGCGAGAATGATCTACCAATCATGACGATAGAGACGTTTTCGGTTTCGACCGAGAGAGAGTAACTTAATTCGAAAATAGTCCCCTCGCCCCCCGGGAGAGGGTAAGGGTGAGGGCAAGTCAGTGTTATTTGGAATGAAGAAGTCGAAGGCATCCCCTCATCCGGCCTTCGGCCACCTTCTCACCAAGGAGAAGGAAAGTAAGCAGGCTCGTCCAAATTTGCAATTATTAAGTAAATAAGAAAAGTCTCAGTATCGTGGATGTCAAAAAACCGGTCATTTCATCAATTCTCGATCGTCTCATTGACGATCGACCCGATCAAAAAGTTGAGACAACGCGTTACGTTCCTCAGCTTCGCGATCTGCGGCAATCGGTGAGGCGGGATCTGGAAAATCTGCTCAATTCGAGAATCAGCGCAGCAACGATTCCTCCG from Rubinisphaera italica includes the following:
- the tssC gene encoding type VI secretion system contractile sheath large subunit, with the protein product MSASEETKTDAAAAETTEQTVSLLDQAIAVTKATDRSRAEELLSALTTEALKGTVTFDKSITATINNAIAAIDQTLSEQLAVVLHHPKFQKLEGSWRGLHHLIMGSETGQNLKIKVIDVSKKELFKDLDKAVEFDQSQLFKKMYENEFGSPGGEPYAALIGDFEFSSHPQDLSMLEKISNVAAAAFCPFVTAADPALFGFDTWTELASPRDLEKIFDSAEYAKWRSFRESEDSRFVTMTMPRVLSRLPYGAGTSPVEEFDFEEVELDAQGNSMPVSHDQYTWMNASYVMGTNLTRAFSKYGWCTAIRGAEGGGKVEGLPTHIFKSDDGDTDMKCPTELAITDRREAELSKLGFLPLCHYKNTDYSVFFGGQTTQKPKKYDEADATANAAISARLPYIMATARFAHYLKVMARDKIGSFMEVTDCEEWLNRWITNYVTADPKPSEDTKARYPLREARVSVQEIPGAPGSYNAVAHLRPWLQMEELTTSLRMVAKIPQLG
- the tssC gene encoding type VI secretion system contractile sheath large subunit, which produces MRAETSNESERSDLFLEETATAAEPASHSLFDLISTNPQTAEPDEFLDRWLNEKDPIKALAAWTDRSAGRSLPNSAKQALRRINREIGQIDQLLNRQLNEVIHHPRFQKLEASWRGVRHLIDCADPDANCKIRLLSLSWGALVRDLDRAIEFDQSQLFKKIYSEEFGTSGGEPYSAILGDYEIHLRPDKNHKTDDVNALKSLTQVMAAAFAPFIASAHPSLFGLDSFQELERPSDLTKLFNQPEYVTWNSLRDLPDSRFLALALPRILMRKPYEGRGKEVAHFPFQETTDSADEADYLWGNAAYALGGVMIRSFCQNGWLADIRGVRQDRDEGGLVTGLPEISWKTDREGIAVKPPVDVVIPESMEAEFSNLGFTALCPCNITRLPAIHSTPSLQKPQQFDSDSANTSARLSSMMHYMLCVSRIAHYVKVLGREKIGSYTEASDCEEYLNDWLRRYVTQDDDAEAEIKAKYPLREAEATIREKPGEPGNYYCTIHLQPHYQMDDMVSAVKLTTEISSTSSR
- a CDS encoding type VI secretion system accessory protein TagJ, whose product is MKPIEHFEAGELQQAVATALESVKSAPTDLEKRMILCQMLSFAGDFERADKQLDLLATQSPDVAISLAEFRQLIRAEQARRDFYTNGRLPEFLGEPTESQKLQLKASIALREGNAAEAGKLLNEALEISPEIQGTCNGEAFTGFRDLDDLLGTTIELLTNNGKYYWVPAERIRELSFAPAEAYHHLLWRRAEIRVEDGPEGVVYLPAIYANPGLDDDDKMKLGRMTDWHEVPEGPILGIGQKTWLVGENDLPIMTIETFSVSTERE